One region of Methanobacterium sp. Maddingley MBC34 genomic DNA includes:
- a CDS encoding homoaconitate hydratase family protein/3-isopropylmalate dehydratase, large subunit (PFAM: Aconitase family (aconitate hydratase)~TIGRFAM: 3-isopropylmalate dehydratase, large subunit; homoaconitate hydratase family protein), which translates to MNITEKILANASEAKEVQPGEIIEAQVDLAMTHDGTSPPTINTFNKIADEVWDPDKIVLVYDHNLPANNIGSAEFQRITRDFARKQGIKNFYAHGEGICHQVLPEEGFIKPGKVVVGADSHTCTYGAFGAFATGMGATDMAVVYATGKTWFMVPGALKIEVDGILTENVTAKDLILHIIGSIGSYGATYKSLEFCGNTVQNMDVSGRMTMCNMAVESGAKNGIMEPNPAILKYLKDRNVSDFQIFTSDEDSVYEKSHYFQVDDMEPQVACPHNVDNVHPVSKVSGETIDQAFIGSCTNGRLEDLRMAAHVLENEKVHPDVRLIVSPASRRIYQSAIAEGIIETFLEAGAIVINPGCGPCLGAHMGVLTAGEVCISTTNRNFVGRMGDPLSEVYLANPAVVAYSAIHGEIRNPSE; encoded by the coding sequence ATGAATATTACTGAAAAGATACTGGCCAACGCGTCTGAAGCAAAAGAAGTTCAGCCAGGAGAGATCATTGAGGCACAGGTAGATCTGGCCATGACCCATGACGGAACATCACCCCCCACCATAAACACCTTCAATAAAATCGCCGATGAGGTGTGGGACCCTGATAAAATTGTCTTAGTCTATGACCATAATTTACCAGCAAATAACATTGGCTCTGCAGAATTCCAGAGGATAACCAGAGATTTCGCTCGGAAACAGGGAATCAAAAATTTTTACGCTCACGGAGAAGGAATATGCCACCAGGTACTTCCTGAAGAGGGCTTTATTAAACCAGGTAAGGTAGTGGTGGGTGCTGATTCCCACACCTGCACCTACGGAGCTTTCGGAGCCTTTGCCACCGGTATGGGTGCCACTGATATGGCAGTGGTATATGCAACAGGAAAAACATGGTTCATGGTTCCTGGAGCATTAAAAATTGAAGTAGATGGAATTTTAACCGAAAATGTTACTGCTAAAGATCTGATTCTCCATATAATCGGCAGTATAGGTTCCTATGGTGCTACTTATAAATCTCTGGAATTTTGTGGAAACACAGTCCAGAATATGGATGTATCAGGGAGAATGACCATGTGCAACATGGCAGTGGAGTCAGGGGCCAAAAACGGGATAATGGAACCCAATCCAGCTATTTTAAAATATTTAAAAGATCGTAATGTAAGTGATTTCCAGATATTCACCTCAGATGAGGATTCTGTTTATGAAAAATCCCATTATTTCCAGGTGGATGACATGGAACCACAGGTAGCATGCCCCCATAATGTGGATAATGTGCATCCTGTTTCTAAGGTTTCTGGTGAAACTATTGACCAGGCATTTATAGGTTCCTGTACCAATGGTCGGCTGGAGGATCTGCGCATGGCTGCCCATGTACTGGAAAACGAGAAAGTTCATCCAGATGTTAGACTCATCGTGTCACCGGCTTCCCGCCGAATTTATCAATCGGCAATAGCCGAAGGAATCATAGAAACATTCCTGGAAGCAGGAGCCATCGTTATAAACCCTGGATGTGGGCCATGTTTAGGTGCCCATATGGGTGTTTTAACTGCAGGAGAGGTGTGCATCTCCACCACCAACCGTAACTTTGTTGGTCGTATGGGTGACCCCCTATCTGAGGTTTACCTGGCCAACCCGGCTGTGGTGGCTTACTCTGCCATTCACGGTGAAATAAGAAACCCCAGTGAATAA
- a CDS encoding 4-hydroxybenzoate synthetase (chorismate lyase) (PFAM: Protein of unknown function (DUF98)): MDPKIFEGIKQIEKELGTLSSAEKILLATDGSVTTILDVLKGHVNIRTLEQEFRKADEEAASLLNINVGDTINYRVVVIEGETPLIYAISMIPLERLNNDFKEDLIKADIPIGRILRKHDIESRREIKSVSVEEPGPEMVEIFKTNTPMLKRTYNIIHENQVLIWLMETFPHSLFKD; encoded by the coding sequence ATGGACCCAAAAATCTTTGAAGGAATAAAACAGATCGAAAAAGAGTTAGGAACTCTTTCCAGTGCTGAAAAAATACTTTTAGCTACTGATGGCTCGGTAACTACCATCCTGGACGTGCTCAAAGGACACGTGAATATCAGAACTCTGGAACAGGAATTCAGAAAAGCGGATGAAGAAGCAGCTTCTCTCCTGAATATTAATGTAGGTGACACCATCAACTACCGTGTAGTAGTTATTGAAGGTGAGACTCCTTTGATATATGCTATTTCCATGATCCCCCTGGAACGATTAAACAATGATTTTAAGGAGGATCTTATTAAAGCAGATATTCCCATCGGTCGCATACTCCGCAAACACGACATTGAATCCCGCAGGGAGATAAAATCAGTTTCAGTTGAAGAACCAGGTCCAGAAATGGTGGAAATCTTCAAAACCAACACTCCCATGCTGAAGAGGACCTACAACATAATCCATGAGAACCAGGTGCTCATATGGCTGATGGAAACATTCCCCCATAGCCTTTTTAAAGATTAA